The genomic region GCTGATCTTGTAGTTCGCATGATACGGGCTAGTCCGGTCAATCCAGCGCCCGTGGACGACTAGCGGCAGGCCAAGTTGCTTCTGGAACGCCGCCAGCCCGTCCGGGAACAGAGCTGGGGACGCCGAGTAGTCCAGCGTTCCGCCGTAAGCATTCCAATTCTCCGCGGGCAGGCTCGCCACCTTCAGGCCGCCGGGAGCGCCTCCGCCCGCCGGAACCTGCGTTTTTTGATACCACCAGCTATCGATTTGCATGTAACGGATCGGAATGTTCTTCGCCCGATACTCATCCGCCACGGCCTGAATCGTCCCGGCGTAGCCTTTGTCCTTGTCGTAATTGTAGTAGTAATACGCCCCGTTGTCGGTCCAGTAGCCGAGTGACTTGAGCGTCAGATCGGCGTCATCAGCGGGACGCGTCTTTCCGCTCACGGTGGTGATCGCATCGCCCCAGGCGTGAACCGTCACTTCGATCCCTGGCCCAATCGCAAGCCACGACGTATGCGTGAAGCCGGCGGGCGTGTCGGCAAGACTGGGGTTCAGACCGCTGGCGAGGAGCGTTTTCCCGTCCCCATGCATCTGCGCCACAAAAAAATCCGATCCGGCGGAAAGGACAGCCGCGTGCGCCTCATCATCGAACAAAAACCAGGGCGTGCCATTGTTTCTCAGATGATTGACGGACGGCGGGGACATCGCATTTTCTACATAGCTCAGCGTGTGGATGTTCTGAGGGAACGTCGTGAACGCCGGAAAATCTTGAGTAAGATGCGACGCCTGCGGAGTTGCGATCGAAAACTGCACGAGCGGCCGGGCGTCGTATACCCGGATCGTCCCCTCGCGCGACGCGTCGGTCTTCCATCCAAACGCGATCTGGCGATATCCGCCGAGCTTGTCGCGGCCACTGGTGGACCGGACATCGGTCAGCGGCGCCCCGACGGTTCCGGAAAATGTCCAGGCCGGGTTTTGTGCGGTCACGGTGTATGCTCCGCTGGCTTCGTCCACGGAAACAGAGAGCCCTGCGGCCGACGGCGTCAGCGTTGCAGCCGGCGTCTTCGATGCGGACAGCGCCAGCATGCCGGACAGCAGCGCGAGAGTCGAAAGCGATGAAATTTGTAGCGTACTCATAAAGTCAATCTACCGTATCTTTTTGTCTAATTTGCAATGGCGTTGATGGGCCGATCAATGCAGGGATTCGCCGGGATTCTCGGGGACGCCCGGATCGTCCAGGACCTGCACGGCGGTCGCATCGCCAATGTCTTTCCAGTCCTGAAGAACCCAGACCACCTTCTTATCGGGCGTCACCTCGATGAGCTGCGGGCCTTGTCCGCCTTTGCCGCGTGATGTAAAGATCGTGTTTCCGTTCGCCAGCCGAGTGCAGCTCTGCGGCGCGGAGGTGAATTGGTATTGCGCCGGCAGATCGGCGCTGCAACTGAACTCCCAAACCGTGGCGCCTTTGGGGTCGACTTCGCGCGTCAGGGCGTCCTTCTCATCCGTGATCAAAGTATTGCCGTTCTTGAGACGAAGCGCGGCCCACGGCGAGTTGATCTTGTAGGTCCAGATCTCCTTGAAGTCTTTGTCGTATTCCACGACTTGATTTCTAGTCAGAAAGGAGACGAGGTAAGTTCCCTGAGCGGTCACACGGGCGCGGCGGAACTGTCCGTGGATACCGCTGGGATCCCCCGCCTCGAAACCGGGGATTTCGTGGTTGACCTCAACAGCCCCCGTCTTGATGTTGACGACCATCAGTTTGGGCGGCAGGCCGTTCACCACGAACATGACCTTGTCCAGCCCAATGGGCTGGCAGGTATGGACCTCGGTATGATCGAGGCCACCGGGGGTCTTGAAGTCATAGCGCCAGATCACCTTCTTGGCGGGAGTGATTTCGGCGACGTATTTCATACGGGTGAAGAGAATGTTGCCGTTGGAAAGCATCCAGACATCGTCGTACTCCGGCCCTTTGCCGGTGGCGTATGTCCAGATCGGCTTGCCGTCCTTAACGAGGAACATCGTGTTGCAGTTCTCGCCGACATAGAGCATTGGATGCTGCGCCAGGCCCTTGCCGGGCAAGTCCGGCGGCGCGACGGCGGCCGGGTTCCCGAAGGGGGCGGCCTCTTCGTCCGACCCCATCGCCGGCACATCGGGGGCAGTGAATTTGTCCAGCGCCGCCATACACGGCGTCGCGGGAGCGGCAGCCGCATGGCGGCCACGCGCCTGCGCCGCAATGCCGCTCATTGTAGAAAAGCCGATCATCGAAAATGCAGCCCATTGTGCGATGGATTTAGTATTCATGGTTTCGCTTCCTCTTAACAATCAGACTCGCAAGCATCGTCTAACGCGCTTCCCCTCCGGCGAGAACGCGCGGAGTATAATCCACCGTGGCCGTTTTTGGTCCGCGCGGTGGGAACGGCAGGAACGTCAGCACGGCGCTGACGCTTTGTTTTGGCGCCAGCGCGGGGAAATTGTGGTAGAACACGCCAGCCTGCCCGGAAGCGCTGGTCGCGCCGTTGCCGCTCCCACTTTCCAGTGTTAGCCTCACTCCCGCGCTCAGACTGTCCAGCGCCAGCGAAACGGGACTGGGGAGAGTCGCCGCGCCGACATTGGTGAGCGTGACGGTCTGGGTCATGCGCCCGGTGGCTTTGTCCACTTTTATCTTGCCGCGCTTGATTTTGACGTCCGCCGTGACATCTATTCCCAGGGCCGGGGATTTCACGCCGTAAACGAGAATGCTGCCCGCCGTCGCCACATAGACGCGCCCGTTGGTGATAGTCGGCGGGTTGAACTTCATAAAATTTCGGTAAACGACGCCGTCAATGGTCGGGGCGGTGTCGCCGCTGCTGTAAAGCTCCTCCAGCGTCGCGGCGTCATAAGCGTGCAGACGCATCCGTCCCGGGTCCGCATGGTCCCTCATGTTTAGGCCGGTCGGATAGTAGGACTCGGTCACCCAGACGACGCCATTGTCGGCGCCGTCGGCCGAAACGCTGGGGGTGGCTCCCGGGAATCCGAAGCGTAATGACGTGTTGGAAACGGTCTGCGATTCTTCCAGACGCCCATTCGCAATTGGGACGCGCTTGAGATACTCGCCGGTTCGCAGATAGTAGACCGCCCCATGGAAGTATGCGGGGACGCTGTACAGGCCGTACCATTGCTTGCTGGTGTTCCCATCGCCGTCGGCGGGCACTTCGATCTCCTGCACGACTTTGTTCGCGGCGGCGTCGAATCCGCCGAGCGCATCACGGTCCACGAGGGAGAGCATCCCCACCTTGCCGCCGGAGAACATCAGATGACGATGCTTGGCGCTCCCGACATCGTCGGGCAGCAGCAGCATTCCGCTCGTGCCCAAATCGGCGTCTCCCCGGTCCAGGCCCACATGGTTGAACGGGCAAAAGTAGTCTTTGACGTTGAGCGTTTCGCCGTTCAATTTCAGGAAGCACTCGCCCCAGTTCCCCGTCGGAGCGTCGAAGACGCCGTTGCCGGTGCTGACATAGACGTTCCCGGCGGTGTCGATGGACGGTGAACCGCCGCTCTGCCAAATGCCCGCGCCGAACTGGGCCACGCTCGGCGAATCGTTGAGCGCCGCACGGACAGCGCCGGTCCTGGCGTCGCAGGCGATCACCCAGCCATGATACGGCCCCTTATCCTGATGGGAGGCCCACGCGATATAGACCTTGCCGGCGTTCAAAACCAGGCCGCAGCGCTGATTCTCCAGGTCCGGACGAAATGTGATCGGACCGGTGTCCGGCCGCCCTTCCGTCCCTGTGGATGTCGCCGTGATCTCCACGGGAAAGCCGGGCGCGAACTTATTCGCGCCGGTCGCGCAGTCGAGCGCATACAGACGCTGGTGATAATCGGACGGCGTTAAGCCGCCGTTTTCCATCGTCAAGACCACGACATAAAGCGTCCCGGTCGCCGGGTCGATTACGGGCGTGCCGGTGACGCCAATCTCCGGCTGCAAGTCGGAGTTGCCAAAGAAAGGCTGGCGCGTCTGCCCATCCACAAAATCCGTTCGCTTCCAAAGCGTCTCCCCGGAGTCGGCGTCGAAAGCGTAGACGCTGTCATGCTCGGTGGCGACAAAAAGGACATTACGCCGGCGCCCATCCGGCAGCGGCGTCCCGGCCAGATACAAAGGCTGTGCGTAGATTTGCGCGCCGCTGAGGTTATGGGGGATATTTGGTCCGACGCCTGCGTCCACGGGAATGCGAAACAGCAGGCCAAACCGGCCGGCGCGCAGAAGGGCCGGAGTCAGCAATTTCTCCTGTAGATTCTGACCGGTGTTGGCGCAATCGTTGTGCGACTTCAAGACATCGGCGGTCTGTGCCGACGCCAGGCGATTGGTCAAAGCCGGGAACGCCGCGAGAAGGACGCCCAGAAGCGGTAACATTTTCTTCAATCGGTGAAACATAGGTGTCTATGGAGCGACGCCGCAGGGCGGGGAGCCGGTAAAGCCGCTCATACTCTCGTGATCGTGCGCTGCCGCGAAAACGGGGAAGAGGATCGCCATATGAATAGCGATGATAGCGATAACAATGAGCAAATCACTCAACATCAAACGCGATGCCGAGTAGAATGATGCACGAAGTCGTCTCTTCTCCTGAGAAGCCATACTTGGCCCATCCTCCGGGAATGCTTGCCGCGTCCTCCGATGGCCGAGCTCATCGCGCCAAGAATGTACCGGTAGTGTAACATGATCTGGACCCATTGTCAATAGTACTTCATATTATTATGGTACAAAGTTTTGGAGCACTGAAATTTGGTACACAGATGCCAAAATCTGCATAATTCTGGCTTCTTTCTCCCATATGTTCGTCTCACGCCGTGTCAGTCATCCATTGGCGGCTTGGGAGCGATTGAGATCAATCTCGGCGCTCTCTCGAACGATCAGATCCGCCGGGAGGCCAACAGATACGATGGTGGCGCGCCGGTCCCGGATACGGCGCATCAGCAAATCTACGGCCTGGATTCCGATCTCCTCGTATGGCTGCGCCAGCGTCGTCAGGCCGACGCCGTTGGGGAGGGCCGGGACGATATCGTCGACTCCCGTGAGCGCCACATCTCCCGGAATCGAAAGCCCGAGATGCTCCAATCGCTCCGCCACGGCCACCGCCAGATAGTCGCTGACGCAGACCGCCGCTGTCGGGCGCTGGTCTTTCGGCAGGCGAAAGAGGGCGTCGAAGAGTGTCCAGGAGCGCTCGCCTTTGTAAGGCGGGATATTCAGGATCATCTCCGTCACCTCCGGATCGCCGGCGCCGCGCACCGCATCCACGTACCCCTGCGTGCGGTTCTGGACCGTCTGGATCGGCTCGAAGCGCGTCATGAAGGCGATCCGGCGATGTCCCCGCGCCAGCAGGTATTCGACCACTGTGACCATGGCGCCGTGATTCTCCAGTCCCATGAAGTCGACATCGACCCCGGGCATATTCCGGTCGAGCAGGACGAGCGGGACGCTGCGGCTGACTTCGCGCGCCAAATCGTGGTTGTGACGATACGCATATGGATAAAACAGCGCCCCGCCGAACCCCTGGTCCCGAATATAGCGCAGGTGTTCGGCCTCGCGCGCCGCGTTCTCCTCATCCGATCCGATGTGCTTCCCTCCGATGTCGAGAAACACCGCATGGCGCCCAAGCTGCATCAATGCCTGGTTCATGCCCCAGAAGATCCGCTGCTGCGCGGTGCCGGCGTGCTCCAGCGGCCCGCCGCCATGCCACATGATCAGGGCGACGAGGTTAGACGCCGAGATCCGAGGAGGCGTTCTGCGGCTGACTTGCTCCGCTGGCGCGCTCCGCTTCTCATCCCTCGCCTTCTCGTCGCTCGTCTCCAGTGGCGCGGAGCCGACGGTCGGACGACATTTGGGCCGATGGGTGACGAGACCGTCGCGAACCAGATGTTCGATAGCGATCCGCACTGATCGCCGGTGGACTCCCAGATCTGCGGCCAACGTCCGCTCCGTGGGCAGCGGTTCTCCTGCGACATAGACCCCCGACCGGATCCGGTCGGAGAGCACGGCGGCGACGCGCTCCGACACCTGCCGCCGCGAAGCCTGACCGGCTTCATTCGGGAGCCCTGAGAGATGGAATGTCATAGGTTTGGCTCGATCTGTAACGATCTGTCTATCATACTGATGTGCGCGGGAGTAATACCATGATATCCCCCAAAAGTTTAGCCGTCATTGTACCATACCTCAAGGAGGAAAGGCTCAAAGCATCCATCGCTCCCAAACGCCGTGATTGTACCAAAACGCAGAATCGCAGGATGGAGGGACACGGCCCGTTTCCTAAAATTCATACACCGTCTTATTGTGAGAGTTGATTGACAGATAGCCTTAGATGAACTATAATTAGCCACTGATATACCGTTAACAATCTTAAAGCGCTCGAATATTGCGCGGCGGAATGAGGATGATGTGAATAATCGTTCAGTTCATTATCGGAGATGGAAAACAGTTATGGGCGTCGCCGCTATCGCGATGATATTTGGATCGTCGCCCGAGGCGCCGGCGCAATCGGGCTTTCCGGATAGCCTGCGTAAGTACTCAGACAACCATCATGTTCCCTTTCGGATCGGGACCGCCGTCACGCTGCAGGGCGGCCCGTCTTTGTACCCCGTCAACGGATATCTGCCCGGACTGCTGAGCGGCTCCGAGCGAGATCGCGTCTATCAAGCGCTAATCGCGCGCCAGTTCAATCAGGTCGAACCGGGAAACGAGTTCAAGATGATGAGCCTCTGGACCGGCGGCGCGGCGCGCGTCAATGGCCGGTATGTCGCCAAAACCAATCTCAGCGATCCTTCCGGCCCCCTGATGTCCCTCTGCCGCTGGGCCGAGTCTCAGCCGGGCCGGCTCACGGTGCGCGGCCATTGCATGGTGTATAACCCGTCGTATACGCTTCCCACCTTTCCCAAGGATCAGCCTCCGCTCTTTGTCGAAGACAAAGGCGATACTCGGACCCTGAGTTCTTCCTATCAGCCGCGCGATTTACGCGACATGCTCCAATCCTATGTCGAGCAAGTCGTGGACGCAACGATGGCGCAGAACGCGCAGTCGCGCATGCAATATGGCTACAAGGTTGTGGCGGCGTGGGACGTGACCAATGAAGTCGTCAGCGATGACGACGCCGGCGCGGAATATCCCGGCGCCGGATTCGCTTACCGCTCCGGCGATCCCTGGTATCGCAACGGACCGCGCGCGGAAGGCGCGGGCGGCTATGACTACATCGGCGATATCTATCGCTGGGCGTTCCAGCGAATGAAGAAGAACATCGGGACAACTCTTCAGGGCCGAAAGATTACCTCCGCCGATTCGTTCCTGTTATATTACAACGATTACAATCTGGAGTGGAGCGCGCCCAAAATGGCGCGCGTGCTGAACTTGATCCGCCGCATCCGCCACAGCGGCGGAAATGTCGATGGGCTGGGCTTCCAGGCGCACACCGAGGCGGGCAAGCTCAACGCGTCCCAGTTTGCGACAAACATCAAAGCAGCGATCCAGGAAGGCTTGCGGTTCAGCATTACGGAGAACGACATCACCATCACGCCGCCAGCCACGGATGCGTCTCAGCCTTCCATCGCCCAGCAGGAACAGGCCCAGGGACGTGAATACGGCGCGACTATGGGACTTTGCCTCAAATATCGAAAATCCTGCGATGCTTATCAGATCTGGGGCGCAACGGATGATGGTTCGTGGCTGCAAAACAAGGAAGCCACGCCCTTTACCCGCTGGATCTCCGACACTCGCATCGGCGCAACTCATAACATGTTCGGATATTGGCCCAAGATGGGGCAGTACGCGCCGCAAACGCTATTCAACCCTAAAACCAACGATTTGGATCCGCATTCAGGGCACAATGTCAGCGACGCCTACGCTCAACTCTTAACCGCGCTCAAAGCTCCATAACAAGCCCCGAGATCAAAATAAAAGCCGCCTTGCAGATGATATCATCTGCAAGGCGGCTTTTTCGTCAAGGCCAATTTAGAACCGGGTCAAGCTCAGACCAGGTCGAAGCGATCGAGGTTCATCACCTTGGTCCAGGCCGCGACAAAGTCTTTCACGAACTTGTCCTGCGAATCGTCGTAGCCATAAACTTCGGCGATGGCGCGGAGCTCGGAGTTTGAGCCGAAGATGAGATCGACCCGGGTCCCGGTCCATTTGACGGAGCCGGTGGCGCGGTCGCGGCCTTCGAACACGTCGCTGGCTTCCGAAACCGCGCTCCACTTCGTTCCCAGATCGAGCAGATTGGCGAAGTAGTCGTTGGTGAGCGTCTCCGGACGGTTAGTGAAGACGCCGTGCGGCGAAGCGTCATAGTTCGTATTGAGGACACGCAGTCCGCCAACGAGCACCGTCAATTCGGGCACGGTCAGCGTCAGCAATTGCGCCTTATCGATCAGCAGCTCCTCGGCGGACGCCGTGTGCCGCGGGTTCAAGTAATTACGGAACCCATCGGCGGCCGGTTCGAGCGCGCCGAATGATTCGACATCGGTCTGCTCCTGCGAAGCGTCGGCGCGTCCGGGCGTGAAGGGCGCCTTGAGATCGTAACCGGCGTTCTTCGCCGCCTTCTCAACACCCACGCTTCCGCCAAGAACGATCAAGTCGGCAAGCGAGACTTGCTTTCCGCCCGACTGCGCGGCGTTGAACTCGTTCTGGATGTTTGTCAGGGTTTCCAGCACGCCAGGCAATTGCGCGGGATTGTTGACTTCCCAGTATTTCTGCGGGGAAAGACGGATGCGAGCGCCGTTCGCGCCGCCGCGTTTGTCGGAGCCACGGAACGTGGAGGCCGACGCCCAGGCGGTCGAGACCAACTGTGACACGGTCAGTCCGGAAGCGAGGACCTTGCTCTTGAGCGCTTCGATATCCTGATCGTCAACCAATGGATGCGTGACGGCCGGGATGGGATCTTGCCAGAGCAGTACTTCCGCAGGCGCTTCCGAGCCGAGATAGAGCGATCGCGGCCCCATATCGCGGTGCGTCAGCTTGAACCACGCCCGGGCGAAGGCGTCGGCGAATTGATCGGGGTTCTCGTGGAAACGGCGTGAGATCTTCTCATAAGCCGGATCAAATCTCAGGGCGAGATCTGTTGTCAGCATGGTGGGCGCGTGCCGCTTTGTGGGGTCATGAGCGTCCGGAACGGTATCGGCGGCGGCTCCATCCTTCGGCTTCCACTGGTTCGCGCCGGCCGGGCTCTTGGTCAGCTCCCATTCGAAACCGAACAGGTTCTCAAAGAAGTTGTTGCTCCACTTTGTCGGCGTCGTGGTCCACGCCCCCTCAAGACCGCTGGTAATGGTGTGGACTCCATTGCCGGCGCCGAGGGAGTTTCTCCATCCAAGACCTTGTTCTTCAATGCTCGCCAGCGCCGGCTCCGGACCGATGTGCTTGCTGGGATCGGCGGCGCCATGGGTTTTGCCGAAGCTGTGACCGCCGGCGATCAGCGCGACGGTCTCTTCGTCATTCATCGCCATGCGGCCGAAGGTTTCGCGAATGTCGCGCGCGGAGGCAATCGGATCGGGATTTCCGTTGGGACCTTCCGGATTGACGTAGATCAGGCCCATCTGAACGGCGGCAAGCGGGTTTTCAAGATCACGGTCCCCTGTATATCGTTTGTCTCCCAGCCACTCGGTTTCCGAGCCCCAGTAGACATCTTCTTCCGGCTCCCAAACATCTTCGCGACCGCCGCCGAAACCGAATGTCTTGAAGCCCATGGATTCCAGGGCGCAGTTGCCGGCCAGGATCATCAGGTCCGCCCAAGAGATCTTCTGGCCATACTTCTTTTTGATGGGCCAGAGGAGCAAGCGCGCTTTGTCGAGGTTGGCGTTGTCCGGCCAGCTGTTCAGCGGCGCGAACCGCTGCGCGCCCGCGCCGCCGCCGCCGCGCCCGTCCGTGATACGGTACGTTCCCGCGCTGTGCCACGCCATTCGAATGAAAAAGGGACCGTAGTGACCGTAGTCGGCCGGCCACCAATCCTGCGACGTGGTCATGAGCGCGAAGAGGTCATTCTTCACGGCCGCC from Capsulimonas corticalis harbors:
- a CDS encoding beta-propeller domain-containing protein, whose amino-acid sequence is MNTKSIAQWAAFSMIGFSTMSGIAAQARGRHAAAAPATPCMAALDKFTAPDVPAMGSDEEAAPFGNPAAVAPPDLPGKGLAQHPMLYVGENCNTMFLVKDGKPIWTYATGKGPEYDDVWMLSNGNILFTRMKYVAEITPAKKVIWRYDFKTPGGLDHTEVHTCQPIGLDKVMFVVNGLPPKLMVVNIKTGAVEVNHEIPGFEAGDPSGIHGQFRRARVTAQGTYLVSFLTRNQVVEYDKDFKEIWTYKINSPWAALRLKNGNTLITDEKDALTREVDPKGATVWEFSCSADLPAQYQFTSAPQSCTRLANGNTIFTSRGKGGQGPQLIEVTPDKKVVWVLQDWKDIGDATAVQVLDDPGVPENPGESLH
- a CDS encoding PQQ-binding-like beta-propeller repeat protein, which translates into the protein MLPLLGVLLAAFPALTNRLASAQTADVLKSHNDCANTGQNLQEKLLTPALLRAGRFGLLFRIPVDAGVGPNIPHNLSGAQIYAQPLYLAGTPLPDGRRRNVLFVATEHDSVYAFDADSGETLWKRTDFVDGQTRQPFFGNSDLQPEIGVTGTPVIDPATGTLYVVVLTMENGGLTPSDYHQRLYALDCATGANKFAPGFPVEITATSTGTEGRPDTGPITFRPDLENQRCGLVLNAGKVYIAWASHQDKGPYHGWVIACDARTGAVRAALNDSPSVAQFGAGIWQSGGSPSIDTAGNVYVSTGNGVFDAPTGNWGECFLKLNGETLNVKDYFCPFNHVGLDRGDADLGTSGMLLLPDDVGSAKHRHLMFSGGKVGMLSLVDRDALGGFDAAANKVVQEIEVPADGDGNTSKQWYGLYSVPAYFHGAVYYLRTGEYLKRVPIANGRLEESQTVSNTSLRFGFPGATPSVSADGADNGVVWVTESYYPTGLNMRDHADPGRMRLHAYDAATLEELYSSGDTAPTIDGVVYRNFMKFNPPTITNGRVYVATAGSILVYGVKSPALGIDVTADVKIKRGKIKVDKATGRMTQTVTLTNVGAATLPSPVSLALDSLSAGVRLTLESGSGNGATSASGQAGVFYHNFPALAPKQSVSAVLTFLPFPPRGPKTATVDYTPRVLAGGEAR
- a CDS encoding GntR family transcriptional regulator; this translates as MTFHLSGLPNEAGQASRRQVSERVAAVLSDRIRSGVYVAGEPLPTERTLAADLGVHRRSVRIAIEHLVRDGLVTHRPKCRPTVGSAPLETSDEKARDEKRSAPAEQVSRRTPPRISASNLVALIMWHGGGPLEHAGTAQQRIFWGMNQALMQLGRHAVFLDIGGKHIGSDEENAAREAEHLRYIRDQGFGGALFYPYAYRHNHDLAREVSRSVPLVLLDRNMPGVDVDFMGLENHGAMVTVVEYLLARGHRRIAFMTRFEPIQTVQNRTQGYVDAVRGAGDPEVTEMILNIPPYKGERSWTLFDALFRLPKDQRPTAAVCVSDYLAVAVAERLEHLGLSIPGDVALTGVDDIVPALPNGVGLTTLAQPYEEIGIQAVDLLMRRIRDRRATIVSVGLPADLIVRESAEIDLNRSQAANG
- a CDS encoding endo-1,4-beta-xylanase, with product MGVAAIAMIFGSSPEAPAQSGFPDSLRKYSDNHHVPFRIGTAVTLQGGPSLYPVNGYLPGLLSGSERDRVYQALIARQFNQVEPGNEFKMMSLWTGGAARVNGRYVAKTNLSDPSGPLMSLCRWAESQPGRLTVRGHCMVYNPSYTLPTFPKDQPPLFVEDKGDTRTLSSSYQPRDLRDMLQSYVEQVVDATMAQNAQSRMQYGYKVVAAWDVTNEVVSDDDAGAEYPGAGFAYRSGDPWYRNGPRAEGAGGYDYIGDIYRWAFQRMKKNIGTTLQGRKITSADSFLLYYNDYNLEWSAPKMARVLNLIRRIRHSGGNVDGLGFQAHTEAGKLNASQFATNIKAAIQEGLRFSITENDITITPPATDASQPSIAQQEQAQGREYGATMGLCLKYRKSCDAYQIWGATDDGSWLQNKEATPFTRWISDTRIGATHNMFGYWPKMGQYAPQTLFNPKTNDLDPHSGHNVSDAYAQLLTALKAP
- the katG gene encoding catalase/peroxidase HPI; its protein translation is MSDINVDGLETDIISALNHEESSGEGKCPFSGGVLNQTAGGGTRNRDWWPNGLNLGILRQNSHLSNPLDKSFNYAEEFQKLDLAAVKNDLFALMTTSQDWWPADYGHYGPFFIRMAWHSAGTYRITDGRGGGGAGAQRFAPLNSWPDNANLDKARLLLWPIKKKYGQKISWADLMILAGNCALESMGFKTFGFGGGREDVWEPEEDVYWGSETEWLGDKRYTGDRDLENPLAAVQMGLIYVNPEGPNGNPDPIASARDIRETFGRMAMNDEETVALIAGGHSFGKTHGAADPSKHIGPEPALASIEEQGLGWRNSLGAGNGVHTITSGLEGAWTTTPTKWSNNFFENLFGFEWELTKSPAGANQWKPKDGAAADTVPDAHDPTKRHAPTMLTTDLALRFDPAYEKISRRFHENPDQFADAFARAWFKLTHRDMGPRSLYLGSEAPAEVLLWQDPIPAVTHPLVDDQDIEALKSKVLASGLTVSQLVSTAWASASTFRGSDKRGGANGARIRLSPQKYWEVNNPAQLPGVLETLTNIQNEFNAAQSGGKQVSLADLIVLGGSVGVEKAAKNAGYDLKAPFTPGRADASQEQTDVESFGALEPAADGFRNYLNPRHTASAEELLIDKAQLLTLTVPELTVLVGGLRVLNTNYDASPHGVFTNRPETLTNDYFANLLDLGTKWSAVSEASDVFEGRDRATGSVKWTGTRVDLIFGSNSELRAIAEVYGYDDSQDKFVKDFVAAWTKVMNLDRFDLV